A genome region from Trichosurus vulpecula isolate mTriVul1 chromosome 5, mTriVul1.pri, whole genome shotgun sequence includes the following:
- the ELFN2 gene encoding protein phosphatase 1 regulatory subunit 29 → MLRLGLWAAALLCACRPDLVRADCWLIEGDKGYVWLAICSQNQPPYETIPQHINSTVHDLRLNENKLKVVLYSSLNRFGNLTDLNLTKNEISYIEDGAFLGQANLQVLQLGYNKLSNLTEGMLRGMSRLQFLFVQHNLIEVVTPTAFSECPALISIDLSSNRLSRLESTTFVGLSSLMVCELAGNPFNCDCGLYGFLNWLVVFNNVTKNYDRLQCETPREFAGYPLLVPRPHHSRNAITVFQSMCRDGTLPSRPVSHPTPYTTDSQKDPDENSGFNPVDFLSVEPPASSTTDSSISPTIKLHYVTFTSATLVVTIPSPFSKLYVLVQYNNSYVSDVMTLKNKKEIVTLNKLKVHTDYTFCVASIRNSRRFNHTCLTFATREPIQGDVPPSTSTTTHYIMTILGCLFGMVIVLGAVYYCLRKRRMQEEKQKSISVKKTILEMRYGSDVDTSSIVHSAQKLGEPPVLPVSRMSSIPSMIGEKLPQPKGLEAGIDTPKVATKGNYMEVRTGGGGGGGGDGLTRGEDDLPDLDNGQGSAAEISTIAKEVDKVNQIINNCIDALKLDTASFLGGSGADPELAFECQSIPTSSTGGLERPSFLSPPYKESSHHPLQRQLSADAAVARKTCSVSSSGSIKSAKVFSLDVPDHPAPPGVLGKGDSKYIEKGSPLNSPLDRLPLVSPGAIHHLEVKPSYHCSEHRHSFPALYYEESADTLSQRVSFLKPLSRSKRDSTYSQLSPRHYFSGYSSSPEYSSESTHKIWERFRPYKKHHREEVYMAAGHALRKKVQFAKDEDLHDILDYWKGVSAQQKL, encoded by the coding sequence ATGCTGCGCCTGGGCCTATGGGCAGCAGCCCTGCTCTGCGCCTGCCGGCCGGACCTAGTACGGGCCGACTGCTGGCTCATCGAGGGCGACAAGGGTTATGTGTGGCTGGCCATCTGCAGCCAGAACCAGCCCCCCTACGAGACAATCCCTCAGCACATCAACAGCACGGTGCACGACCTCCGTCTCAATGAGAACAAGCTCAAGGTGGTCCTTTACTCCTCCCTCAACCGCTTCGGCAACTTGACCGACCTCAACCTGACCAAGAACGAGATCTCCTACATCGAGGACGGCGCCTTCCTGGGCCAGGCCAACCTGCAGGTGCTGCAGCTCGGGTACAACAAGCTCAGTAACCTGACAGAGGGCATGCTCCGCGGCATGAGCCGCCTGCAGTTCCTCTTCGTCCAGCACAATCTCATCGAGGTGGTGACGCCCACGGCGTTCTCCGAGTGCCCGGCGCTCATCAGCATCGACCTGTCCTCCAACCGCCTCAGCCGCCTGGAGAGCACAACCTTCGTGGGGCTGAGCAGCCTCATGGTGTGCGAGCTGGCGGGCAATCCCTTCAACTGCGACTGCGGCCTCTACGGCTTCCTCAACTGGCTGGTGGTCTTCAACAACGTGACGAAGAACTACGACCGGCTGCAGTGCGAGACCCCGAGGGAGTTCGCCGGCTATCCGCTGCTCGTGCCGCGGCCCCACCACAGCCGCAACGCCATCACCGTCTTCCAGTCCATGTGCCGCGATGGCACGCTGCCGTCCAGGCCCGTCAGCCACCCCACTCCCTACACCACCGACTCCCAAAAGGACCCAGATGAGAACTCGGGGTTTAACCCTGTGGATTTCCTCTCCGTGGAGCCCCCGGCCTCCTCCACCACAGACTCCTCCATCAGCCCCACCATCAAACTGCACTACGTCACCTTCACTTCAGCCACCCTGGTGGTGACCATCCCTTCCCCCTTCAGCAAGCTCTATGTTCTGGTCCAATATAACAACAGCTACGTCTCCGACGTCATGActctaaagaataaaaaggagattGTCACCCTCAATAAGCTGAAAGTCCACACCGACTACACTTTCTGCGTGGCCTCCATCCGCAACTCCCGCCGTTTCAACCACACCTGCCTGACCTTCGCCACGCGGGAGCCCATCCAGGGGGATGTGCCCCCCAGCACGTCCACCACTACGCACTACATCATGACTATCCTCGGCTGCCTCTTTGGCATGGTGATTGTCCTGGGGGCGGTCTACTATTGTCTGCGCAAGCGGCGCATGCAGGAGGAAAAGCAGAAGTCAATCAGTGTGAAGAAGACGATCCTGGAGATGCGCTACGGTTCAGATGTGGACACCAGCTCCATCGTCCACTCTGCCCAGAAGCTGGGGGAGCCACCGGTCCTCCCTGTCTCCCGCATGTCCTCCATCCCCTCCATGATCGGGGAGAAGCTACCGCAGCCCAAGGGCCTGGAGGCCGGGATAGACACACCCAAGGTGGCCACCAAGGGCAACTACATGGAGGTACGGACTGggggcggtggcggcggcggtggGGATGGCCTGACCCGGGGTGAGGATGACCTGCCAGACTTGGATAATGGCCAGGGTTCGGCAGCAGAGATCTCCACCATTGCCAAGGAGGTCGATAAAGTCAACCAGATTATCAATAACTGTATTGACGCCCTCAAGCTGGACACAGCCTCCTTCCTGGGAGGAAGTGGAGCTGACCCGGAGCTGGCTTTTGAGTGCCAGTCCATCCCTACCAGCTCCACGGGTGGGCTGGAGCGGCCCAGCTTCCTCTCACCTCCCTACAAAGAAAGCTCCCATCACCCCCTGCAGCGCCAGCTCAGCGCTGATGCTGCCGTGGCCCGGAAGACCTGCAGCGTCTCATCTAGTGGCTCCATTAAGAGTGCCAAGGTCTTCAGCCTGGACGTCCCTGATCACCCAGCACCCCCGGGAGTGCTGGGCAAGGGGGATTCGAAGTACATTGAGAAAGGCAGTCCACTCAACAGCCCCCTAGACCGTCTTCCCTTGGTGTCTCCCGGTGCCATACATCACCTGGAGGTGAAGCCTTCCTACCACTGCAGTGAGCACCGACACTCTTTCCCAGCCTTGTACTACGAGGAGAGCGCGGACACCTTGAGCCAGAGGGTGTCCTTCCTCAAGCCCCTATCCCGCTCCAAGCGGGACTCCACGTACTCTCAGCTTTCCCCCAGACACTACTTTTCGGGCTACTCCTCCAGCCCCGAGTATTCGTCTGAGAGTACCCACAAGATCTGGGAGCGCTTCCGGCCCTACAAGAAGCATCATCGGGAGGAAGTGTACATGGCTGCTGGCCACGCCCTGCGCAAGAAGGTCCAGTTCGCCAAGGATGAGGACCTGCACGACATCCTGGATTACTGGAAGGGGGTCTCAGCTCAGCAGAAGCTGtga